From Penaeus vannamei isolate JL-2024 chromosome 12, ASM4276789v1, whole genome shotgun sequence, the proteins below share one genomic window:
- the LOC113815324 gene encoding serine/arginine repetitive matrix protein 1-like, producing the protein MRSMRGVPTGLKESSMETRSGYMPLRILQPELLKEGKEEKHFRELLISRTKSRIITRGLHGLLALERVMESVRIPVLTWWSHGIQRRPYLRRSYSLRPAGMQYVAFNTPEIHKDADIKYFTNTYFSHKYSVLSLHVHSHAGSQSLLKSLTTHYRGHRGYSEVTRAIPRSKGLSRGHRDYSEITGAIPRSQGPFRGHRGYTEVTGSIPRSQGLFRGHRGYTEVTGTIPRSQVLSRGHRDYSEVTNPSLVHIVYSEVTQFDPRSRSLRRMAEVHRRTSQTDSKARSQSPQQNQPNKLKYKVTESTGEPAKQTQKRESTGEPAKQTQKRGHRVHRRTIATDSEARSQSPQENKPNRLRSEVTDSTGEPDKQTQKRGHRVHRRTSQTDSNTRSQSPQKNHCHGLKSEVTESTGEPDKQTQKREARSQSPQENQPNRLKYKVTESTEEPLPRTQKRGHRVHRRTRQTDSEARLRSEVTESTGEPDKQIQKRGHRFHGRTSQTDSKARSQSPQENQPNRLRKSTGEPAKQTQKRGHRVHRRTIATDSEARSQSPQENQPNRLRSEVTDSTGEPDKQTQKRGHRVHRRTSQTDSNTRSQSPQKNHCHGLKSEVTESTGEPDKQTQKREARSQSPQENQPNRLKYKVTESTEEPLPRTQKRGHRVHRRTRQTDSEARSQSPQENQPNKLKYKVTKSTGEPAQQTQRRGHRVHRRTRQTDSKARSQSPQENQTNRLKSEVTESTGEPAKQTQIQGHKVHRRTSPTDSKARSQSPQENQTNRLKSEVTESTGEPAKQTQIQGHKVHRRTSPTDSKARSQSPQENQPNKLKYKVTKSTGEPAQQTQRRGHRVHRRTRQTDSEARSQSPQENQPNKLKYKVTKSTGEPAQQTQRRGHRVHRRTRQTDSKARSQSPQENQTNRLKSEVTESTGEPAKQTQIQGHKVHRRTSPTDSKARSQSPQENQTNRLRSESPQKNHCHGLRSEVTESTGEPAKQTQKRDSEARTQSPQENQPKRLKSEVTESTAPTPQTQIQGHRVDSINATDPKPEVRESADPSPHTQRPGLKSEVTESKTKSF; encoded by the exons AAGAAAAACACTTCCGAGAGCTACTCATATCCCGCACCAAGTCCAGGATAATTACACGAGGTCTACACGGGCTCTTGGCTCTCGAGAGGGTCATGGAGTCTGTTCGGATCCCAGTATTGACGTGGTGGTCGCACGGTATACAGAGGCGTCCTTATCTGAGGAGGTCATACAGTCTACGGCCCGCAGGTATGCAGTACGTGGCTTTTAACACTCCAGAAATCCACAAAGATGCA GACATCAAATACTTTACAAATACTTACTTTTCTCACAAGTACAGTGTTTTAAGTCTACATGTACACA GTCACGCGGGGTCCCAAAGTTTACTTAAAAGTCTCACAACCCACTACCGAGGTCACAGGGGCTATTCCGAGGTCACAAGGGCTATTCCGAGGTCTAAGGGACTATCCCGAGGTCACAGGGACTATTCCGAGATCACAGGGGCTATTCCGAGGTCACAGGGGCCATTCCGAGGCCACAGGGGCTATACCGAGGTCACAGGCTCTATTCCGAGGTCACAGGGGTTATTCCGAGGTCACAGGGGCTATACCGAGGTCACAGGTACTATCCCGAGGTCACAGGTTCTATCCCGGGGTCACAGGGACTATTCCGAGGTCACTAACCCTTCCCTAGTTCATATAGTCTACTCCGAGGTCACACAGTTTGATCCTAGGTCGCGGAGTCTACGTCGAATGGCAGA agtccacaggagaaccagccaaacagactcaaaagcgaggtcacagagtccacagcaGAACCAGCCAAACAAACTCAAATacaaggtcacagagtccacaggagaaccagccaaacagactcagaagcgag agtccacaggagaaccagccaaacagactcaaaagcgaggtcacagagtccacagaagAACCATTGCCACGGActcagaagcgaggtcacagagtccacaggagaacaagccaaacagactcagaagcgaggtcacagatTCCAcgggagaaccagacaaacagactcaaaagcgaggtcacagagtccacaggagaaccagccaaacagactcaaatacaaggtcacagagtccacagaagAACCATTGCCACggactcaaaagcgaggtcacagagtccacaggagaaccagacaaacagactcagaagcgag aagcgaggtcacagagtccacaggagaaccagccaaacagactcaaatacaaggtcacagagtccacagaagAACCATTGCCACggactcaaaagcgaggtcacagagtccacaggagaaccagacaaacagactcagaagcgag actcagaagcgaggtcacagagtccacaggagaaccagacaaacagattcagaagcgaggtcacagatTCCACGggagaaccagccaaacagactcaaaagcgaggtcacagagtccacaggagaaccagccaaacagactcagaa agtccacaggagaaccagccaaacagactcaaaagcgaggtcacagagtccacagaagAACCATTGCCACGGActcagaagcgaggtcacagagtccacaggagaaccagccaaacagactcagaagcgaggtcacagatTCCAcgggagaaccagacaaacagactcaaaagcgaggtcacagagtccacaggagaaccagccaaacagactcaaatacaaggtcacagagtccacagaagAACCATTGCCACggactcaaaagcgaggtcacagagtccacaggagaaccagacaaacagactcagaagcgag aagcgaggtcacagagtccacaggagaaccagccaaacagactcaaatacaaggtcacagagtccacagaagAACCATTGCCACggactcaaaagcgaggtcacagagtccacaggagaaccagacaaacagactcagaagcgag gtcacagagtccacaggagaaccagccaaacaAACTCAAATACAAGGTCACaaagtccacaggagaaccagcccAACAGACTCAAaggcgaggtcacagagtccacaggagaaccagacaaacagactcaaaagcgaggtcacagagtccacaggagaaccagacaaacagactcaaaagcgaagtcacagagtccacaggagaaccagccaaacaAACTCAAATACAAGGTCACaaagtccacaggagaaccagcccAACAGACTCAAaggcgaggtcacagagtccacaggagaaccagacaaacagactcaaaagcgaagtcacagagtccacaggagaaccagccaaacaAACTCAAATACAAGGTCACaaagtccacaggagaaccagcccaacagactcaaaagcgag gtcacagagtccacaggagaaccagccaaacaAACTCAAATACAAGGTCACaaagtccacaggagaaccagcccAACAGACTCAAaggcgaggtcacagagtccacaggagaaccagacaaacagattcagaagcgag gtcacagagtccacaggagaaccagccaaacaAACTCAAATACAAGGTCACaaagtccacaggagaaccagcccAACAGACTCAAaggcgaggtcacagagtccacaggagaaccagacaaacagactcaaaagcgaggtcacagagtccacaggagaaccagacaaacagactcaaaagcgaagtcacagagtccacaggagaaccagccaaacaAACTCAAATACAAGGTCACaaagtccacaggagaaccagcccAACAGACTCAAaggcgaggtcacagagtccacaggagaaccagacaaacagactcagaagcgag agtccacagaagAACCATTGCCACGGActcagaagcgaggtcacagagtccacaggagaaccagccaaacagactcagaagcgag actcagaagcgaggacacagagtccacaggagaaccagccaaaaagactcaaaagcgaggtcacagagtcgaCAGCACCAACGCCACAGACCCAAATACAAGGTCACAGAGTCGACAGCATCAACGCCACAGACCCAAAACCTGAGGTCAGAGAATCCGCAGACCCATCCCCACACACCCAGCGCCCCggactcaaaagcgaggtcacagaatCCAAAACAAAGTCATTCTAA